tcctcATCCAAGTTGTTTTTGATAGccaatgtatatattatatcatcttaaataaaagaacaatttaatcatatcaatttcaaagcttattgtttttattttaaagtttattaagagaatggaaaacaaaacaaaaaaaaattaaacctttaTTCTTTTCCAACAGTTGATGATGGAACATAAGTGGTTCGATTACATCCAACTCATTCAAGAGTATTTGCGTATTGATTCTTTGTCCTCAGAGGTTTGTGTGGACACAaacattgtcttttttttttgttgttgtgggtTTGTTTTTAAGAGTCTATTTGTTTTTAAGAGGTTGATTGTGTTTTCTAATTCGTCTCTTTCCCTAAATCATGTGtgcatacatatttttttttttttgacatttttttcacCATGACTCTCCCTTGGCTCAACAATTCTATCGCTCATACTATGCAcacattgaaaacaaaatccTCGATGCTTTGACTGACACTTAATTATCATAGGTGTCATGATAAGTGTGAGTTCAAACTCCTTGTATCGGTTCTACAAAAGCTTTGTCTTttggtatgtttgtttgttcgaATTGAAATGCTTAAACAGTTGGTAATAATTCTCATTTCTCAGGTTGACTTAGCTAATAATATAGGGTCTAATTCTGTAAATAACCATGAATTAATGCTTCtcagatttaaattttatatatttttaattatatatttttggtggtACATTTTGCAAATAccgataaaaataaaataaaataaaataaaaaaggaaacagaCGGAATTTCCTTTTATTACATGCagggaaagaaaagaaatggaaaaaaaaaattgctttgcaagaaaaaaggaaaaaacaaaaacaaacatatgtagTCTATAAATGGATCGATCACCAAACCAAACAGATCAAACTTTGTTCTTTggctctctatctctctctctctctctctctgtctccaTCACTCCATGGCGCACAAACATTCGATGAATATAGACTATTATGAAGCAAAAACATACCCTTGTCCCGAAAGTTTCAAATTTACAATAACGTTAGTAATAAGAATCCGTGGAATCAAGCGCACTTTTATGCGGGGTGCTAATAGTGGTCTTGAAACCCTAATTCAACAAACAACCATCGGCAGGAAGGAAGTTTTAGAAGTGAGAACCAAGTTCCCGCGTAGCGTACTTAATGAAAACTTTTGTGGTTCATTGTTGGCCTACATGTTGAAGGATGAGGGAATCCACGGTTGTATTCGGGACCGCATTGTTCCTGACATCGCCAAAGAAGTGATTAAGCTGAATcgagaaaaaaaggagaaagtggTTTCTTAATTCTATCTCAAGTTGGAGTTATAGAAAGTGGTTTGTCTTTCTTGTtcttagtttctttcttttttttcttcttctccattgttGCTGAACCCTGTGAAACACAAGCTTCAGTTCCTTTGACAACAAGTTACAGTCATACAATATTGCTTCCAACCACACCAAACTCTCGATTTTGTATAGAAAGGTATACTAAAACTGTCAAACGAAATAGGTTAAAGGTTGATCGTTTGTAGAATTTACTAGAATTATCTAACAAGTTAAAGGTTGATCGTTTGTAGAAAACTCAAAGTCACCAGATCTTGACCTCTACGTGTAAGGCGTCCCAATTCATCTTCACAAACTACGCGTTTCGATCCAAGTTCGCCGAGATTTGTCTCTTtttaggagttttttttttcttctttttctcctgatttctagggttttgatttttggtgttGATATTTGTTTAGGAGACTATTAGACTAGGATATAtctgttaatattttatatccCTAAATACGATCAGTCGATCATATTCCTAGATATGCTATATATATAGGAACGCTCTCTTGTATAAATACACAAGAGATTTTATTACAGAGACTTTTTAACTATGAGATCGGCGCAAGTGACGACATTACTCGAGTGTATGAACTACGTTGGATCGTTAGGGACATGTACATCGATCGACACGAGAACCTTCCACCTCGTGGCTAGTTTCTGCTAGATCCATCTTCACAAACTTATAATTTTACACAGTACCAAGACCAACCTATGCCCTAGTAATGCATCACATAGTCATATACATACTCACAAAAAAAAGGACAGCGAGACAGATAAACCATAACGAAAACAAAACGAGAGGAacacaaattttgaaagaaGTAGAGTAGCTTctgtaaagaaaaacaaaaggaaagagacCATGTCACTAAAGAATGATCAAACTTGTGATTGATGGGTTGCACAATGAGAGCTCCATCTACTCTTGCCTCTTCCATGTTCTAAATTAAGACAACATCAAAACAGTAAACAGAGGAGGAATAGCACAACAAACATCAGAGAGTGAGACTTTTTCCGTTTTTTGTCTCAAAAACCCGTCATATATTAAGTAACCGACAGAGCTATACTGAGCTTAAACCTTGAGCAAGAAATCGACATCACCAGTCAAAGTAGGTTCTTGGCCGGGAAAACAAGGATATGTCGCTGCCTGAAAACACGAAGGTGGGGGTTCATCATGTTacttaaataaaacattaattatcATGTTAGTAGAATTAATTCCAGTTCCAAAAAAGTATATTCTCATTGCTTCAATTGCTAAACTTAGCGATCCAAATTTCAACAATTGGAGAGCTTAATGCATAACCCGAATTCTATAAACTGTAAAACCTAGCAAAAATAATTTCCGTAAAGATTCGAATACTTAAACAAAGTGTAAAAGAGCACACGGCCTCTTGAGGAGAGAAGCCCAAATGTGGATAGGATACATTTTAAGCAAATTAGCCAAAAATATAGGGTTTAAATCTGTAAATAACCATGAATATTATTCACTTCGTAGAACAATCGAATTGTTTGATAACAACCGAATATAGAATCTTCCAAACTTTATTAACAGTGTAATCCTATTTGTCTTTAGCTTTCTTTAGTTTATtactattagtttttttttttttttttgtNNNNNNNNNNNNNNNNNNNNNNNNNNNNNNNNNNNNNNNNNNNNNNNNNNNNNNNNNNNNNNNNNNNNNNNNNNNNNNNNNNNNNNNNNNNNNNNNNNNNNNNNNNNNNNNNNNNNNNNNNNNtttttttttttttgcatgataAGATCAAAACCACACATGAACAACCTCTTAGTTTCCtacaaaaacaagaattaaccggcaaaatatatttattgaatcAGGAATTATTATTTgcacatatctatatatatacatataatccACACGTATTCTACTTCTTCACATAAATTAACTCATTGCCTTGCAAAACAATCTTATAATCTCTTTCATACTTCTCTATTCAATTCTATCAAATCAACTACATGGCGACCGGAAACTACAACTTAAATGGTGCTAACTACGGTCCACCAATCCAGCCTCCTCCGGTTAAAACATATTACAGCCAAGGTCGACGCGGCGCCTACGTAGGTTGCGGCATCTGTCGTTGCTTCTACAGCTGTCTCCTTTGCTGTGGTAGTTGTCTCGTGAACATCATCTGTACCATTCTCTTATGTGTAGCTATTTGCCTTGGGTTGGTAGCTTTAATCCTCTATTTTATACTCCAACCCAACGTCGTGAACATCCATGTCACGGACGCTAACTTAACGCGTTTTGAGCTCGACCCGGGAAGCCGTAACCTTCATTACAACCTCTCGTTGAACTTCGCAATACGTAACCCTAACCAACGTCTTGGGATCCACTATGATAAGTTAGAGGCGAGGGGTTACTACGGTGATAAGCGTTTTGCTGCCGTGAATATGACGTCGTTTTATCAAGGGCATAAGAATACGACGGTGGTTGGAACGAAGTTTAACGGACAGAAGCTGGTTTTTGTTAGGCGCCGGTGGCCGGAAGGACCTGAAGGAGGACCGGAAGTCTGGGATTTACAGGATCGACGTGAAGCTGAGGTTTTAAGATGAGGGTCAAGTTTGGGTTTCTAAACTCATGGGCCGTTAAGCCCAAGATTAAGTGTCATCTCAAGGTTCCGTTGAGCACTCTACTTCAGCCGGAGGGCCTCAGTTTCATCCCACCAAGTGCCACATTGacctctgatttttttttttaaatattttgttaatttattttttatatgttttgcgtttttttggtttaatttttttttttttggacttatAAGTGTGATTTTAGACAATCTTTGGTTTATTGATCATATCTTGAAAGAGTTAAgaatctgtctttttttttattattatttaaaactcaaatttgTGAGGTTTACTTGTTATTATTCACTAGAAACAGGTTAAAGTTGTCAGTCATATACATATTAGGCGTATCATCATCAGAACATATACGAGAATTTGAAAATGTTCAAATACTTTCCATACGTATGTCATTACCATTCGAATACATATGTCATTATGTGAACTATATAATAAGTATATACATAATGCGCACTGGTAGTTGAGACAAACTCCGCGAAGAATCTCATAGaagtcacatatatacatacgtCAACGTCATTTGCATCAAGATTAAAAGACTATCCTAGATAAGATAATTACATATATCATGCTTAAATATCTATAAAGAAAGCGAATCCTATGACAAGTAAGACACTATTTTGCAAACTTAGGCTTCAAGTCATATATAACTCCActtgaaagaagaacaaataacAAGAGGAAACTGCGTCAACAAGATTAAAAAGCGAAAGGTAGATCAATGGAGAGAGCGAATGATTATTTGACACGTATACAGAAATATAGAGAGGGGGAAGAGCGTCACGGTGATGATGGTGGGGCTAAAGTGACAGTCGTCATTATGACAGACCGCGTGGCATCACTTGTCTCACCAAATGGCctttttcattaatattttcgtaatcaagtttagataatcAAGTGGACCCTAATTAACACGTCGATATGTCTAACCGGGACAGACTAACACTTGCCATTACGTTTTAGATTTTGACTCATTCTCAGTCTCAgcttattttggattttagctCAGCAATAATTTTTTGATCGATATGGATATTTATTGAAACGAGGATGGTATACTTTAGTACTTACTAGACACTACTATTCGATTTTAATCATATCGCCACTGTTTTTACAATGCAAGGTCTTTCTAATACATGTCTAAATTGTCAGTTTGGGTATATAATTAATCACATAAATGAAAAGGAATTTTGGATATATCAGTTCCTTTTTCCGTCTTTTAGTTCAGtaggattaataattttttcattattaagTCGATCAGGTTGTTAGAGAATCATTTGATGATATATCTACagaattttatctttttttttaaaaaaaaagtaaaataaatatctGAAATATTAAACAATACACATGTGGGATGTGGCTGATTATAGAATTTGATACTATTTCATAGATCAACTGAATAAAGGAGGTTGGTCGCTCTAGCACTTAGTAGACTAGTAGTAATATACTAGCGGTAGCACTATAAGTTTTGATTACACTAACTCCTATAgttaaaaaccaaaagtaaaTGCGAATTTTTTTCCAGCTGGGAATATAAATCCGAAGCACGAGGCTCTGTAACGGTCCAAAAATTCCAGCTGGATTGCATAACTACTCTCTACTCCCCCCTTTTAGTAATAGTATAGGCGCACTTTAACTTACTCTCTCACTCCATTCTACTCTAAACCTACACCTCTCTCAAGCGCAATCTAGCATGACGGTTATATACTTATTTCTTCTCATCGTCGGCGACGCGAGGCTTTATTATTCGATTTGATCTTCTCTTCTATCCATTCAGTTAtaacagaaaaatatttttttaaaaatcggaATTACGAAATCCACATGCAAATGCGACggattaaataaattaaaattaaaaaaattgagataaaTTAGCTAGAAGTCTGCGGTTTTCCGGTGAGAAGTCCGGCGACGGGGAAGTGATTTCGTCGGGAAGCTTTCCGTCTCTTGAAGATTCCGTACACTCGTACGGATAGCTAGTGTATCTCCTCTCATATATCCTGAGATTTCATCGTCGCCTGATTCTTCTATCGGAGATCACAAACACAATCCAAATAAGTAAAACTCGATTAAGTTCAATGAGTAGTTGTGAGATTAAATCGAATCTGCAATGTTGTACCTAGATGTTTCGAAGTACGCATGAATCCATTAAACTGAGCcaaatctgaagaaaaaaaaaattcgaaatcgAATCACCGATCAGAAATCGATCGAAGAGGGTCAAAACAAACTGAAGTCGATGTGAGAAACGAAACCTGATTGAGACGGAGGGTGAGAAGTGAGGTAGAGGATGATTAAGCAGAGGAGAGTGAGAATCGGAATGAAGTGAACGAGCCTCCCTCGTTTCTGATTCGTCGTCCCCGCGAAAGGTGATTGCAGCGATGATAACCGTCGCGGCTTTAAGTCCTTTTTGAGCTCGTGATCGTCGTAATCCGCGGCGGCTGATGACGACGAAGAAGGAGTGGCTGAAGAGACTGGTTTCAAATCATCGATGTCGTAGGCGTCGTCCTTTCTTCCTCCATAGCTATGATGATGGAGCTTCGAAGCTGATGACTCTAGCGATAGCCTCTGCATCGccgacagagagagagaaaaggaagatgatggttcgtagagagagagaaaggttaATGAAGGAAGGTTATGGTTTcgtatcaaatcaaatatattgggGAGAAATTTATCCCAAAACTAGATAAAAAAGCAAATTAGTatatttcgtttttaaaaaggaaataattattGTGAGATTTATTATCTCTATTTAATAACTTAGAGTTGTCGTATTCGCTACTCATTAACTTTGGTAAAAAATTAACTAGTTTTACAATTaggaataaaataataaatattatgtacgttaaaaaagcaaaatacatataaataaattgcCAGTTGAGTGTAACACCAACGGATTAGATTCGGATTAATCTGATTGCTGAATacttattattctatttttagaGTTAATAACATATTTGTTGTAGACCAAgtttataaggaaaaaaaattattgtggagaaaagaaaaagtaatatttcctttttcagtatacaaaaatttataattggtGAATccatgaataaacaaaaaatcagtATTTAAAATAAGGGAAAATTTCTTGTGTTGGACCGATAATATCAATATGGGTATTTTAGTCAGGGATTCAAAAGCCCAGCCCATTAAAACTTCTAAATTAAAATCTTGACGAACTAGTAAAATGAACGGTGGCGATTGAATCGCAGATCAAGAAACCCAGGTACTAAAAACCCGAAGGCGACGATCTGTGATTCCGACGGGAATGAGATTGAAATTTCTGGCGGCTCTCGAAGGAATAGTATAGATTGTATTCGAACACGTTGAGGAAGAAGTAGGTGACGAAGTGAAAGAAGAAAGCTGTAGAGAGTAATGGTGTTGTGGGAGTTAGCTCTGGGAACAGCCTACTTCTTGGGGATTAGGCGGACTTATCGGCTTGCATTGAAGACCCAGCGTCGCATTATTAGCCCTAATCATCCCAGGATTCGAGATTTTATGCATCGGTGAAGTTTCTTCCGTTttgtccttttttgtttttggggattTCGCGATTTGGTTGTCTCTGATTTAGGtttgatattgtgtttgtgCTACAATGTCATTGGATTGAAACGGTGTGGCGAAATACTTTAGATTAGAATCCTTAGATGAACAATGCTGATTTATATTGGTGTTTGCTCCATTGTAGTTCTACCTATGCAATTTGTGAGTGTTCTTGTTGCTACGAAAGGATCATTTTGTTGCTAATTAAGGCCATAACAGTTAGTAGATAATGAATTGTTAAGCCAGTCTCGAGTTGTGTATTTGATAGCATTGGGATGTTAACTATCTCTTTTACATTCCTTTTATGCAGGAGGACTCATCAAATCTTTGATGTGGCTCTTAGGGTGCACAAGAACATACAACAGAGAGACATGGAAATTGGTCGAAATTTAGGAAACTGGATTCTCCGTGGCCTTGACAGGATGAAGCCATCGGCTCAGGTTATACTACCAAAACACAAAGAGCCAAGCATAGACAAGGCGAAGAGAGTATTGGAATCAACACGTCTCAAACCGCATGTTAACACGCAGCCTCCTCAGAACCGTGAGGTCGATAGGCACTTGTTCATGTCCTTGAGAAACTTTCGGTCCAAATACCCCATTGcttcgatgatgatgatcaagccGCCAAGACCAACTGGAACTACCACTCAGTACAGGCCTTACACTGTTGGTGCATCCAGTATGATTCAGCCGATTTATGTTAGAGACGGGTTCAACGGTGTCATCAGGAAGGATATTTTGCAGTGGATGGTGCAGAAGAGATGAAGCCGCCTAACTTCATCAAAGTCCCGACTGTTTCTCATATTATAGCATACTCAGAAGGAAACACTTCTTAATAGTTTCACTTTATATGAGCTTTTTAATAACCAGTTGAACGATGGGAGGATCTCCTGGAGAACTAAGACTTGTGAATAATATTACTTGACTAACCTGTCTTTctgtttttcaaaattacaacCAGAAATGCCCTGTGAGAGATTCAGGGTTCTAGTAATCATTAACGAAAAATCAGGTTTAGTTTCAGGGGTTTTCCAGTTTATGGTATGGTCACTCTCGATTGGATACAATCCATTGCTCATATCAGTCTTCCAATGTTCCTGAATCATCCTTATTACTATTATTGACCAAAACTGAACTTATCTAATTTTGTGACAAACAAACGAGTACATGTCTGGCCCAATAATCTGCATTTAGCATTATTATGATGATGTACGTCTCTAGTGAAGGtattatggtttttagtttttacaacaAAGCCTGCTATATATACATTCTCAAATGTTTCAGAATTCAAGCAGAGAGCTTCCCTCTCTGGCAAGCACG
The Camelina sativa cultivar DH55 chromosome 6, Cs, whole genome shotgun sequence genome window above contains:
- the LOC104792303 gene encoding uncharacterized protein LOC104792303 isoform X2; this translates as MQRLSLESSASKLHHHSYGGRKDDAYDIDDLKPVSSATPSSSSSAAADYDDHELKKDLKPRRLSSLQSPFAGTTNQKRGRLVHFIPILTLLCLIILYLTSHPPSQSDLAQFNGFMRTSKHLESGDDEISGYMRGDTLAIRTSVRNLQETESFPTKSLPRRRTSHRKTADF
- the LOC104792303 gene encoding uncharacterized protein LOC104792303 isoform X1, whose translation is MQRLSLESSASKLHHHSYGGRKDDAYDIDDLKPVSSATPSSSSSAAADYDDHELKKDLKPRRLSSLQSPFAGTTNQKRGRLVHFIPILTLLCLIILYLTSHPPSQSDLAQFNGFMRTSKHLEESGDDEISGYMRGDTLAIRTSVRNLQETESFPTKSLPRRRTSHRKTADF
- the LOC104792304 gene encoding uncharacterized protein LOC104792304, whose product is MVLWELALGTAYFLGIRRTYRLALKTQRRIISPNHPRIRDFMHRRTHQIFDVALRVHKNIQQRDMEIGRNLGNWILRGLDRMKPSAQVILPKHKEPSIDKAKRVLESTRLKPHVNTQPPQNREVDRHLFMSLRNFRSKYPIASMMMIKPPRPTGTTTQYRPYTVGASSMIQPIYVRDGFNGVIRKDILQWMVQKR